One part of the Rutidosis leptorrhynchoides isolate AG116_Rl617_1_P2 chromosome 1, CSIRO_AGI_Rlap_v1, whole genome shotgun sequence genome encodes these proteins:
- the LOC139847130 gene encoding uncharacterized protein yields the protein MAPKRKGMSEEEVENKISQTITNLIPNIVAQAIDAMRKKGGETFKHEEEDEYKEDKTVTGDAIYVWLGRFQKQRPLSFSTASTPVEAENWITHIEKIYRVLGCEERFWVPLAIYKLEGMLSYFSEAEKEAVFREYANIKQGNDESINDFTKRFLRLVGLIGAAAGSSEDQARKYKWAVHGRYRSKMINLKCFDVAEAADYARNLEMEVKIAQPLRSVPAPTTKQGQQSGNQGYRGNNWNNRGNQLRIDSGKNNNNRGQLQVYRPQGQQKGNGNGGVTANAPCGTCGKNHPGRVCYRSVGSCFACGEVGHLAKDCKNPRPGFVPKVAPPAPGERVFAMTAAQAADTTGTITGHVFVHHRALFVLFDSGSTHSIVSVKSSKYLQVPSTWLSTPFTISTPMGSIEIIDRVFQNFRLEFNDCMFPTNLFPMTMHDFDIILGMDWLSHHHANIDCYSKSILFGNHSIPNCVFNGDLPVKSIKVISALKAQKLISHGCVGYLALIQNLSIESPSLENIDVVREFPDVFPDELQGLPPVREVEFLIDLISGSQPISKAPYRMAPLELQELKEQLQEMIDCGFIRPSVSPWGAPLRVKEEDIPKTAFCTRYGHYEF from the exons ATGGCACCGAAAAGAAAAGGAATGTCTGAAGAAGAAGTAGAAAACAAGATTAGCCAAACTATCACGAATTTGATACCCAACATTGTAGCTCAAGCTATTGACGCGATGCGTAAGAAAGGTGGCGAGACTTTTAAGCATGAAGAAGAGGATGAATATAAGGAAGATAAAACTGTAACGGGAGATGCTATTTATGTTTGGCTAGGACGGTTTCAAAAACAACGTCCTTTGTCATTCAGCACTGCTAGTACTCCTGTTGAAGCTGAGAATTGGATCACTCACATTGAGAAGATTTACCGAGTGCTTGGTTGTGAAGAGAGATTTTGGGTTCCATTGGCTATTTATAAACTAGAGGGGATGCTCAGC TACTTTTCTGAGGCGGAGAAAGAGGCTGTGTTTCGGGAGTATGCGAATATTAAGCAAGGGAATGATGAGTCTATTAATGATTTCACTAAGAGGTTTTTGAGGCTTGTGGGCTTGATTGGGGCTGCTGCTGGGTCTTCTGAGGACCAAGCCCGTAAGTACAAATGGGCTGTTCATGGGCGTTACCGCTCTAAAATGATTAATCTGAAATGTTTTGATGTCGCTGAGGCAGCCGATTATGCTCGAAATTTGGAGATGGA GGTTAAGATTGCACAACCACTACGATCTGTTCCTGCACCGACTACCAAACAGGGTCAACAATCTGGGAACCAAGGGTATCGTGGTAATAATTGGAATAATAGAGGGAATCAGCTAAGGATTGACAGCGGGAAAAATAATAATAACCGTGGTCAATTACAAGTGTACCGTCCCCAAGGGCAACAAAAGGGTAACGGAAATGGTGGTGTTACTGCCAATGCACCTTGTGGGACTTGTGGAAAGAATCATCCGGGAAGAGTTTGTTATCGTAGTGTGGGTTCATGTTTTGCTTGTGGAGAGGTTGGTCACTTAGCTAAGGATTGCAAGAATCCTAGACCTGGGTTTGTTCCGAAGGTTGCTCCGCCAGCTCCTGGTGAACGCGTCTTTGCCATGACTGCTGCTCAGGCTGCTGACACTACAG GTACTATTACTGGTCATGTATTTGTACACCATCGTGCCCTCTTCGTTCTGTTTGATTCTGGCTCTACGCACTCGATTGTGTCTGTTAAGAGCTCGAAATATTTGCAAGTGCCTTCAACTTGGTTGTCTACTCCATTTACGATCTCCACCCCAATGGGTAGTattgaaattatagatcgtgtGTTTCAAAATTTCCGTTTGGAATTTAATGACTGCATGTTTCCCACAAATCTCTTTCCTATGACCATGCATGACTTTGACATTATTCTTGGCATGGATTGGTTATCTCACCATCACGCGAATATCGATTGTTATTCTAAGAGCATTTTGTTTGGAAATCATTCTATACCCAATTGTGTCTTTAATGGTGATCTTCCCGTAAAATCTATTAAGGTTATCTCAGCGCTTAAGGCGCAAAAGCTCATTTCACATGGTTGTGTTGGTTATTTAGCTTTGATTCAGAATTTATCTATCGAGAGCCCTTCGCTTGAAAATATCGATGTTGTTCgagagtttcccgatgtatttcctgacgaattacAGGGTTTGCCTCCAGTTCGTGAAGTTGAATTTTTGATTGATTTGATTTCGGGTTCCCAACCGATATCAAAAGCTCCTTATCGTATGGCACCACTCGAGTTGCAAGAACTCAAGGAGCAATTGCAAGAAATGATAGATTGTGGTTTTATTCGGCCAAGTGTGTCACCTTGGGGTGCGccg CTCCGTGTTAAAGAAGAAGATATCCCTAAGACCGCTTtctgcactcgttatgggcactatgagttTTAA